The following coding sequences are from one Luteimonas sp. S4-F44 window:
- the zipA gene encoding cell division protein ZipA — MTDEWMLRIGIIVAGALLMAAIWYFGTRPRGGQGRRIAPAEDARREPTLGAQLERELGEGDPAQAPGDGDVVQAEMDLLDRTVGTVSPNSELGKRNTDDFDKIVTLYIAARAGNVLRGPDIVVAAEKTGLTYGHMNVFHRLVDGHPERGPIFSVANIRSPGSFEMAEIQTMETPAIAFFLTLPAPVRALDAWDTMLPTAERMAELLDGVLLDEQRNALGRQRVAGLRDELRAWDRERDAPPVTRSPRW, encoded by the coding sequence ATGACCGATGAGTGGATGCTGCGTATCGGAATCATCGTCGCCGGCGCGCTGCTGATGGCGGCGATCTGGTACTTCGGGACGCGCCCGCGCGGCGGACAGGGACGGCGCATCGCGCCTGCCGAGGACGCACGACGCGAGCCGACGCTCGGCGCGCAGCTCGAGCGCGAACTGGGCGAGGGCGACCCGGCGCAGGCGCCGGGCGACGGCGACGTGGTGCAGGCGGAGATGGATCTGCTCGACCGCACCGTTGGTACCGTCTCGCCCAACAGCGAACTGGGCAAGCGCAACACCGACGACTTCGACAAGATCGTCACGCTCTACATCGCCGCGCGTGCGGGCAATGTGCTGCGCGGGCCGGACATCGTGGTCGCGGCCGAGAAGACCGGCCTGACCTACGGGCACATGAACGTATTCCACCGCCTCGTCGACGGCCATCCCGAGCGCGGACCGATCTTCAGCGTCGCCAACATCCGCAGCCCCGGCAGTTTCGAGATGGCCGAGATCCAGACCATGGAAACGCCGGCGATCGCGTTCTTCCTGACCCTGCCGGCGCCGGTCCGTGCGCTCGATGCCTGGGACACGATGCTGCCGACCGCCGAGCGCATGGCCGAACTGCTCGACGGCGTGTTGCTCGACGAACAGCGCAACGCCCTGGGCCGCCAGCGCGTCGCCGGCCTGCGCGACGAACTGCGCGCCTGGGACCGCGAACGCGACGCGCCGCCGGTGACCCGCAGCCCGCGCTGGTGA
- the ligA gene encoding NAD-dependent DNA ligase LigA has protein sequence MSRPSPAERVAELRARIEDANHRYYVLDDPSIPDADYDALMRELEALEAAHPELASEDSPTRTVGARPDGGFPEVQHAIPMLSLANAFETAGVPDDADDRTRFSEVADFERRIEQKLDIAAPVFSVEPKLDGLAISLRYEDGVFVQGATRGDGATGENVTANLRQVRAVPLRLRLDGAPAPAVLEVRGEIYMPRKAFADWNAKALERNEKLLANPRNGAAGSLRQLDPAVTRRRPLAFFAYSVGEVRGLELPETHSQTLALLRGFGFPVAPEVETATGFEGLIAYFRRIGAQRDALPYDIDGVVYKLDDYDQQRAMGFVSRSPRWALAHKFPAQEQSTLLRAIEVQIGRTGAVTPVARLEPVQVAGVTVTNATLHNADQIARLDVREGDTVIVRRAGDVIPEIVRVIEEQRPADAVPWSMPAACPVCGSELVREEGAIAWRCSGGLTCPAQRKEAVRHFASRRALDIEGLGDKQAEALVEFGFVHSPADLYALTVADLVRMKTALDAATAADFQQAIADSKGGLVLDAEGVAVLADEAPVWKDAAFLRAHLAVEAGGKLATKWAENLVAGIDASRHTTLARFLFALGIPHLGETTAKSLAQWLGTLDFIRSTPAVLLQALPDIGGEVARSIATFFEQPGNVAVVDALIVAGVRFSDETAPSAELRDRLDLTHLLATLPVDKLGGKSAERLAQTYGTLAALLRANESGWAGAGASTAGAANLAAYLADDRARQALIDADVAMQRLLAAAPARAVRSSGPLDGKSVVLTGTLASMTRDEAGEKLEALGAKIVGSVSKKTSLVVAGDAAGSKLDKAQALGVEIWDEAALLAFLEAQA, from the coding sequence ATGTCCAGACCTTCCCCCGCCGAGCGCGTCGCCGAACTGCGTGCACGCATCGAAGATGCCAACCATCGCTATTACGTGCTCGACGATCCATCGATCCCGGACGCCGATTACGACGCGTTGATGCGCGAGCTCGAGGCGTTGGAAGCGGCGCATCCTGAGCTCGCCAGCGAGGATTCGCCCACGCGCACGGTCGGCGCGCGCCCCGACGGTGGCTTTCCGGAAGTCCAGCACGCCATCCCGATGCTGTCGTTGGCCAATGCGTTCGAGACCGCGGGCGTGCCCGACGATGCCGACGACCGCACGCGGTTTTCCGAGGTCGCCGACTTCGAGCGGCGGATCGAGCAGAAGCTCGACATCGCCGCACCGGTGTTTTCGGTCGAGCCCAAGCTCGACGGCCTCGCGATCAGCCTGCGCTACGAGGACGGCGTGTTCGTGCAGGGCGCGACGCGCGGCGACGGGGCCACGGGCGAGAACGTCACCGCGAACCTGCGCCAGGTGCGTGCGGTGCCGCTCCGGCTCCGTCTCGACGGCGCGCCCGCGCCTGCGGTCCTGGAGGTGCGCGGCGAGATCTACATGCCGCGCAAGGCGTTCGCCGACTGGAACGCGAAGGCGCTCGAGCGCAACGAGAAGCTGCTGGCCAACCCGCGCAATGGTGCGGCCGGCTCGCTGCGCCAGCTTGATCCGGCGGTCACGCGTCGCCGGCCGCTGGCGTTTTTCGCCTATTCGGTTGGCGAGGTCCGCGGCCTGGAACTGCCCGAGACCCATTCGCAGACGCTGGCGCTGCTGCGCGGGTTCGGATTTCCGGTCGCGCCCGAGGTCGAGACTGCGACCGGCTTCGAAGGCCTGATCGCCTATTTCCGCCGCATCGGTGCACAGCGCGACGCGCTGCCGTACGACATCGACGGGGTGGTCTACAAACTCGACGACTACGACCAGCAACGTGCGATGGGGTTCGTGTCGCGCTCGCCGCGCTGGGCGCTGGCGCATAAATTCCCGGCGCAGGAGCAGTCGACGCTGCTGCGCGCGATTGAGGTGCAGATCGGCCGGACCGGTGCGGTCACGCCGGTCGCGCGGCTTGAGCCAGTCCAGGTCGCCGGGGTCACGGTGACCAACGCGACGCTGCACAACGCCGACCAGATCGCGCGGCTCGACGTGCGCGAGGGCGACACGGTGATCGTGCGCCGCGCTGGCGACGTGATCCCCGAGATCGTGCGCGTGATCGAGGAGCAGCGCCCCGCCGATGCGGTGCCCTGGTCGATGCCGGCCGCGTGTCCGGTCTGCGGCTCCGAGTTGGTACGCGAAGAGGGCGCGATCGCCTGGCGCTGCAGCGGCGGACTCACGTGTCCGGCGCAGCGCAAGGAGGCCGTGCGGCACTTCGCCTCGCGTCGCGCGCTCGACATCGAGGGCCTGGGCGACAAGCAGGCCGAGGCCCTGGTCGAATTCGGGTTCGTGCATTCGCCGGCCGATCTCTACGCGCTGACGGTCGCGGATCTCGTGCGGATGAAGACCGCGCTCGACGCCGCGACCGCCGCCGACTTCCAGCAGGCGATCGCCGACAGCAAAGGCGGGCTGGTGCTTGATGCTGAAGGGGTGGCCGTCCTGGCCGACGAGGCGCCGGTCTGGAAAGACGCCGCGTTCCTGCGCGCGCATCTGGCCGTCGAGGCCGGCGGCAAGCTCGCGACCAAGTGGGCTGAAAACCTTGTCGCCGGCATCGACGCCAGCCGCCACACCACGCTGGCGCGCTTCCTGTTCGCGCTCGGCATCCCGCACCTGGGCGAAACGACAGCGAAGTCGCTGGCGCAGTGGCTGGGCACGCTCGACTTCATCCGCAGCACGCCCGCGGTGTTGCTGCAGGCGCTGCCCGACATCGGCGGCGAGGTCGCGCGCTCGATCGCGACGTTCTTCGAGCAGCCAGGCAACGTCGCGGTGGTCGATGCGCTGATCGTGGCGGGGGTGCGCTTCTCCGATGAGACAGCGCCGTCCGCCGAACTGCGCGATCGGCTGGACCTGACGCACCTGCTGGCGACGTTGCCGGTCGACAAACTCGGCGGCAAGAGCGCCGAGCGCCTGGCGCAGACCTACGGCACGCTCGCGGCGCTGTTGCGCGCGAATGAAAGCGGCTGGGCCGGCGCGGGCGCGTCCACTGCGGGCGCTGCGAATCTTGCGGCGTATCTGGCCGACGACCGGGCGCGCCAAGCGCTCATCGACGCTGACGTGGCGATGCAACGCTTGCTCGCCGCCGCCCCGGCGCGGGCGGTGCGCAGCAGTGGCCCGCTCGACGGCAAGAGCGTGGTGCTGACCGGCACGCTGGCGTCGATGACCCGCGACGAGGCCGGCGAGAAGCTCGAAGCGCTGGGCGCGAAGATCGTCGGCAGCGTATCGAAGAAGACATCGCTGGTGGTTGCCGGCGACGCGGCCGGCTCCAAGCTCGACAAGGCCCAGGCGCTGGGCGTCGAGATCTGGGACGAGGCCGCGCTGCTGGCGTTCCTCGAGGCGCAGGCGTGA